From Paraburkholderia sabiae, a single genomic window includes:
- a CDS encoding class I adenylate-forming enzyme family protein — MNTAQHSPDGSQSVPQSVDVAALLAALPERIADIPRRIALRDPQHVALIEDRRRLTRAQLVDAVDAVAALLAEQGVRAGDRVMIVAENSVVQIVLMFAAAKLDAWALMSNARLSAAELDAIRTHAQPRLTAYAVDVSPDARQHAERHGAQPAHQIAADIGTWSYALDNNAQAEPAEAASDRQCAALIYTTGTTGSPKGVMLSHRNLLFIAAISSTLRRVNADDIVYAVLPISHVYGLASVCLGSLYAGATLRLAPRFSPDAVQHALAEEHVSIFQGVPAMHAKLLEYLQAKGLPWSAPKLRFAYSGGSPLDAALKSRVESVYGVTLHNGYGMTESSPTVSQTMIESPRTDCSVGQAIPGIEVRFVGLDGVDVTQGEVGELWVRGPNVMLGYYRNPQQTQAAVTEDGWLKTGDLARQDSDGALHIAGRSKELIIRSGFNVYPAEVEHVLNAHPDVVQSAVIGRAVEGNEEVVAFVELTGGATATPADLAAWCEARLAPYKRPAEIKVLAALPAASTGKILKHRLRDLA; from the coding sequence TTGAATACAGCCCAGCACTCGCCTGACGGCTCGCAGTCCGTCCCGCAATCGGTCGACGTGGCCGCGCTGCTCGCCGCTCTCCCGGAACGCATCGCTGACATTCCGCGGCGCATCGCCCTGCGCGATCCGCAGCACGTTGCGCTGATCGAAGATCGCCGGCGTCTCACGCGCGCGCAACTCGTGGACGCCGTCGACGCCGTCGCTGCATTACTCGCCGAACAGGGCGTGCGCGCCGGCGACCGCGTGATGATCGTCGCGGAAAACAGCGTCGTGCAGATCGTGCTGATGTTCGCGGCCGCGAAGCTCGATGCCTGGGCGTTAATGTCGAATGCGCGGCTGTCGGCGGCGGAACTCGACGCGATCCGCACACATGCGCAACCGCGCCTCACCGCCTATGCCGTGGACGTATCGCCGGATGCTCGGCAGCACGCCGAACGCCACGGCGCGCAGCCGGCACACCAAATTGCAGCGGACATCGGCACATGGTCGTACGCGCTCGACAACAACGCGCAAGCGGAACCCGCCGAAGCCGCAAGCGACCGCCAATGTGCCGCGCTGATCTACACGACGGGAACGACGGGCTCGCCCAAGGGCGTGATGCTCTCGCACCGCAATCTGCTGTTCATCGCGGCCATCTCCAGCACGCTCAGACGCGTCAATGCCGATGACATCGTGTATGCCGTGCTGCCCATCTCTCACGTGTACGGCCTCGCGTCGGTGTGCCTCGGCAGCCTGTATGCGGGCGCGACGCTGAGGCTCGCGCCACGCTTCTCGCCCGACGCCGTGCAACACGCGCTCGCCGAAGAGCACGTATCGATCTTCCAGGGCGTGCCCGCGATGCACGCCAAACTGCTCGAATATCTGCAGGCTAAGGGCTTACCGTGGTCCGCTCCAAAGCTGCGCTTCGCCTATTCCGGCGGTTCGCCGCTCGACGCCGCGTTGAAGTCGCGCGTCGAAAGCGTCTATGGCGTCACGCTGCACAACGGTTACGGCATGACCGAAAGCAGTCCGACTGTGTCCCAAACGATGATCGAATCGCCGCGCACCGACTGCTCCGTCGGTCAGGCGATTCCAGGCATCGAAGTGCGTTTCGTCGGACTGGATGGCGTCGACGTCACGCAAGGGGAAGTGGGCGAGCTATGGGTGCGCGGGCCGAACGTGATGCTCGGCTACTACCGTAACCCGCAGCAGACGCAAGCCGCCGTCACGGAAGACGGCTGGCTCAAGACAGGCGATCTCGCGCGTCAGGACTCAGATGGCGCGCTGCATATCGCCGGGCGCAGCAAGGAGCTGATCATCCGCTCGGGCTTCAACGTCTATCCGGCGGAAGTCGAGCATGTGCTAAATGCGCATCCCGATGTCGTGCAATCAGCGGTGATCGGGCGCGCCGTCGAGGGTAACGAGGAAGTCGTGGCGTTCGTCGAACTGACGGGCGGCGCGACTGCGACGCCCGCCGATCTCGCCGCGTGGTGCGAAGCGCGCCTCGCGCCCTACAAGCGCCCTGCTGAAATCAAGGTGCTCGCCGCGTTGCCCGCGGCATCGACGGGCAAGATTCTCAAGCACCGGCTGCGCGATCTGGCCTGA
- a CDS encoding methylated-DNA--[protein]-cysteine S-methyltransferase, producing the protein MFNAVIDAPFGKIGVRLEGETVREIVYLPDSVANVEPDSPLAKQAVEQIGQYLQQASASFDLPLADVGTPFQRRVWKAISEIPPGVVITYGQLAKSIGSVPRAVGQACGSNFFPIVIPCHRVVGAGGIGGFAHTGGDGYYRNVKRWLLKHEGVPYA; encoded by the coding sequence ATGTTCAACGCAGTGATCGACGCGCCGTTCGGCAAGATCGGTGTCCGGCTCGAAGGCGAGACCGTGCGCGAGATCGTTTATCTGCCCGATTCGGTGGCGAACGTCGAACCGGACTCGCCGCTCGCGAAGCAGGCCGTCGAGCAGATCGGGCAGTATTTGCAGCAGGCGTCGGCGAGCTTCGATCTGCCGCTCGCCGACGTCGGCACGCCGTTCCAGCGACGCGTCTGGAAGGCGATCAGCGAGATTCCGCCCGGCGTCGTGATCACCTACGGGCAACTCGCGAAGAGCATCGGCAGCGTGCCGCGCGCCGTCGGCCAGGCGTGCGGGTCGAACTTCTTTCCGATCGTGATTCCGTGCCATCGCGTGGTCGGCGCGGGCGGCATCGGCGGCTTTGCGCATACGGGCGGCGACGGCTACTATCGCAACGTCAAACGCTGGCTACTGAAACACGAGGGCGTACCTTACGCATGA
- the ybaK gene encoding Cys-tRNA(Pro) deacylase, translated as MSKSRHVSETPATQFLRRHKVEFGEHPYDYVDHGGTEESARQLGVDEHHVVKTLVMEDEHAKPLIVLMHGDRTVSTKNLARQIGAKRVEPCKPEVASRHSGYMIGGTSPFGTKKTMPVYVESTILEMDRIYINGGRRGFLVSIEPGVVTSLLSAKAVQCASVE; from the coding sequence ATGAGCAAATCCAGACACGTTTCCGAAACGCCTGCCACGCAGTTTTTGCGTCGTCACAAGGTCGAGTTCGGCGAGCATCCTTACGATTACGTCGACCATGGCGGCACGGAAGAATCCGCGCGGCAACTCGGCGTCGACGAGCATCACGTCGTCAAGACGCTCGTGATGGAAGACGAGCACGCGAAGCCGCTGATCGTGCTGATGCACGGCGACCGCACGGTATCGACGAAAAATCTCGCGCGGCAGATCGGCGCGAAACGCGTCGAGCCGTGCAAGCCGGAAGTCGCGAGCCGGCATTCGGGTTACATGATCGGCGGCACGTCGCCGTTCGGCACGAAGAAGACGATGCCCGTGTACGTCGAATCGACCATACTCGAAATGGACCGGATCTATATCAACGGCGGGCGGCGCGGCTTTCTGGTGAGCATCGAGCCCGGCGTGGTTACGTCGCTGCTGTCGGCGAAGG
- the queG gene encoding tRNA epoxyqueuosine(34) reductase QueG, whose product MNQGQQHSTPDPQEDPKRDPHPSPRATDDEAPVTRRFDEAQLAALASRIREWGRELGFGAVGISDIDLSHAEAGLAAWLDAGCHGEMDYMAKHGMKRARPAELVAGTRRVISVRMAYLPAHLRAHPTDSPDARKGAESAVDDVQHDWRLEERARLDDPSAAVVSIYARGRDYHKVMRNRLQQLAGRIDGEIGPYGYRVFTDSAPVLEVELAQKAGTGWRGKHTLLLQRDAGSLFFLGEIFVDLPLPTDAETSPETAPETPGAHCGSCTRCIGACPTGAIVAPYQVDARRCISYLTIELKGSIPQDLRPLIGNRVYGCDDCQLVCPWNKFAQAAPVADFDVRHGLDRASLVELFGWSADDFDTRMQGSAIRRIGYECWLRNIAVGMGNALRAARDTLPADAREAIIDALRKRADDPSPLVREHVEWALEAA is encoded by the coding sequence ATGAACCAAGGCCAGCAGCATTCCACGCCGGATCCACAAGAGGACCCGAAGCGCGATCCGCATCCGTCGCCCCGTGCGACGGATGACGAAGCACCCGTCACGCGACGTTTCGACGAAGCGCAACTGGCTGCGCTCGCTTCGCGTATCCGTGAATGGGGACGCGAACTGGGTTTCGGCGCAGTCGGCATCAGCGACATCGATCTGTCGCACGCCGAAGCGGGGCTTGCAGCCTGGCTCGACGCGGGTTGCCACGGCGAGATGGATTATATGGCCAAACATGGGATGAAACGTGCACGGCCGGCCGAGCTTGTGGCCGGCACGCGACGCGTGATCTCGGTTCGCATGGCCTATTTGCCCGCCCATTTGCGCGCACATCCGACCGATTCACCCGATGCGCGAAAGGGCGCTGAAAGTGCCGTCGACGACGTTCAGCACGACTGGCGACTCGAAGAACGCGCGCGTCTCGACGACCCGTCGGCGGCCGTCGTGTCGATCTACGCGCGCGGCCGCGACTATCACAAGGTGATGCGCAACCGCCTGCAGCAACTGGCCGGGCGGATCGACGGCGAGATCGGCCCGTACGGCTATCGCGTGTTCACGGATTCCGCGCCTGTGCTCGAAGTCGAGCTTGCGCAGAAGGCAGGCACGGGCTGGCGCGGCAAGCACACGCTGCTGCTGCAGCGGGACGCGGGCTCGCTGTTCTTCCTAGGCGAAATCTTCGTCGATCTGCCGCTGCCGACGGATGCCGAGACCTCGCCGGAAACTGCGCCCGAAACGCCCGGCGCGCATTGCGGCAGCTGCACGCGCTGTATCGGCGCATGTCCGACGGGGGCGATCGTCGCGCCGTATCAGGTCGACGCGCGGCGCTGCATCTCCTATCTGACGATCGAACTGAAGGGCAGTATTCCCCAGGACTTGCGGCCGCTGATCGGTAATCGTGTGTACGGATGCGACGATTGTCAGCTCGTGTGTCCGTGGAACAAGTTCGCGCAGGCCGCGCCCGTCGCCGATTTCGACGTGCGTCACGGGCTCGATCGCGCGTCGCTGGTCGAGCTGTTCGGCTGGAGCGCCGACGATTTCGACACGCGCATGCAAGGCAGCGCGATCCGCCGGATCGGCTACGAATGCTGGCTGCGCAATATCGCCGTCGGCATGGGCAACGCGCTGCGGGCCGCGCGCGATACGCTGCCCGCCGACGCGCGCGAGGCCATCATCGATGCATTGCGCAAGCGTGCCGACGATCCGTCGCCGCTGGTGCGCGAGCATGTCGAGTGGGCGCTCGAAGCGGCCTGA
- the tsaE gene encoding tRNA (adenosine(37)-N6)-threonylcarbamoyltransferase complex ATPase subunit type 1 TsaE, whose amino-acid sequence MPDHTGPANRPTAAVLLERQFALADEAATTAFGERFAHAIDSVRNEAIATDQNPFNGLQVQLHGDLGAGKTTLVRATLRALGHTGRVRSPTYTLVEPYAVERPDGELELYHFDLYRFNDPAEWADAGFREYFDSGAICLVEWPQRAGSLLGVPDLVFSLDVDGDGRSLVARAYSETGKACLERC is encoded by the coding sequence ATGCCCGATCACACCGGACCCGCGAATCGACCTACCGCCGCCGTCCTGCTGGAGCGCCAGTTCGCGCTCGCGGACGAAGCCGCGACCACGGCATTCGGCGAGCGCTTCGCGCATGCGATCGACAGCGTGCGCAACGAAGCGATCGCGACGGACCAGAACCCATTCAACGGCCTCCAGGTGCAGCTGCACGGCGACCTGGGCGCGGGCAAAACGACACTCGTGCGCGCCACGCTGCGCGCCCTCGGACACACGGGCCGCGTGCGCAGCCCGACCTATACGCTCGTCGAACCTTATGCGGTCGAAAGACCGGATGGGGAACTCGAGCTGTATCACTTCGATCTTTACCGTTTCAACGATCCGGCCGAATGGGCCGATGCAGGCTTTCGCGAGTACTTCGATAGCGGCGCAATCTGCCTCGTCGAATGGCCGCAACGCGCGGGCAGCCTGCTGGGCGTGCCGGATCTCGTTTTCTCGCTCGACGTCGACGGCGATGGCCGCTCTCTTGTCGCCAGGGCATACAGCGAAACAGGAAAGGCATGTCTCGAAAGATGTTGA
- a CDS encoding N-acetylmuramoyl-L-alanine amidase: MSRKMLIKPFRSIESAATATHNWRRRQILRAGASTLVLGLAPRLAFAQSVLGVRVWPARDYTRVTIESDQPLQNTQQLLQGPDRLVVDLNGLDLDQALKDLVSKIAPNDPQIQSVRVGQYQPHVVRMVFDLKGSVKPQVFTLTPVGTYKYRLVFDLYPAVAPDPLMDLLAQTERKEQQLKENTAPPAATLSGPSTPPGDNSDAFFEKYAQNNAPSPGAPVPRPPLHSAPAPHVPSKPAAPPAPPVIARNNDNDTDNDGDGNDEYKFTTPKKGSNTVRLLTVAIDPGHGGEDPGAIGGSGTYEKHVALDIAKKLRAKIDAQPNMRAMMTRDADFFVPLNVRVQKARRVGADLFVSIHADAFTTPEASGSSVFALSEHGASSAAARWMANKENSSDQIGGINIKSADASVNRALFDMSTTAQIRDSMRYGTFVLKEIGGINRLHKGSVEQAGFAVLKAPDIPSILVETAFISNPEEERRLNDDAYREKMANAIMSGIKRYFAANPPLAKSRMT, from the coding sequence ATGTCTCGAAAGATGTTGATCAAACCGTTCCGCTCGATCGAATCGGCGGCCACCGCGACGCATAACTGGCGTCGCCGGCAGATTCTTCGCGCGGGCGCTTCCACGCTCGTCCTCGGCCTTGCGCCGCGCCTCGCGTTTGCGCAGTCGGTGCTCGGCGTGCGTGTGTGGCCCGCGCGCGACTACACGCGCGTGACCATCGAGTCCGACCAGCCGCTGCAGAACACGCAGCAACTGTTGCAAGGCCCTGACCGGCTGGTGGTCGACCTGAACGGTCTCGATCTCGACCAGGCGCTGAAGGATCTCGTCTCGAAGATCGCGCCGAACGATCCGCAGATTCAATCGGTGCGCGTCGGCCAGTATCAGCCGCATGTCGTGCGGATGGTGTTCGACCTGAAGGGCTCCGTGAAGCCGCAGGTGTTCACGCTGACGCCTGTCGGCACGTACAAGTACCGGCTCGTGTTCGACCTGTATCCCGCCGTCGCGCCGGATCCGTTGATGGATCTGCTCGCGCAGACCGAGCGCAAGGAACAGCAGCTGAAGGAGAACACCGCGCCGCCCGCCGCGACGCTCAGCGGCCCGTCCACGCCGCCCGGCGACAACAGCGATGCCTTCTTCGAGAAGTATGCGCAGAACAACGCGCCGTCGCCTGGTGCGCCCGTGCCGCGTCCGCCCTTGCATAGCGCGCCTGCTCCGCATGTTCCGTCGAAGCCCGCTGCCCCGCCCGCGCCGCCTGTCATTGCGCGCAACAACGACAACGATACGGACAACGACGGCGACGGCAACGACGAATACAAGTTCACCACGCCGAAGAAAGGCAGCAACACGGTGCGTCTGCTGACCGTCGCGATCGATCCGGGTCATGGCGGCGAAGACCCTGGCGCGATCGGCGGCAGCGGCACGTACGAGAAGCACGTTGCGCTCGACATCGCGAAGAAGCTGCGCGCGAAGATCGACGCGCAGCCGAACATGCGCGCGATGATGACGCGCGACGCCGACTTCTTCGTACCGCTGAACGTGCGCGTGCAGAAGGCGCGGCGCGTCGGCGCGGACCTGTTCGTGTCGATCCACGCGGATGCGTTCACGACGCCGGAAGCGAGCGGCTCGTCGGTGTTTGCGCTGTCGGAGCACGGCGCATCGAGCGCGGCCGCGCGCTGGATGGCGAACAAGGAGAACTCGTCGGATCAGATCGGCGGCATCAACATCAAGTCCGCCGACGCGAGCGTGAACCGCGCGCTGTTCGACATGTCGACGACGGCGCAGATCCGCGACTCGATGCGCTATGGCACGTTCGTGCTGAAGGAGATCGGCGGGATCAATCGCTTGCACAAGGGCTCTGTCGAGCAGGCCGGGTTTGCCGTGCTCAAGGCGCCGGATATTCCGTCGATTCTCGTCGAGACTGCGTTTATCAGTAACCCCGAGGAGGAGCGTCGTTTGAATGACGACGCGTATCGGGAGAAGATGGCTAACGCCATTATGAGTGGCATTAAACGGTATTTTGCGGCTAATCCGCCGCTGGCCAAGAGTCGGATGACTTAA
- the xerD gene encoding site-specific tyrosine recombinase XerD has translation MTDVLTEDAQPASPLLLTSGASIDAFCDALWLEHGLARNTLDAYRRDLRLFSEWLAERRDASLDTASEADLTAYSAARSADKSTSANRRLSVFRRYYAWAVREHRASADPTLRIRSAKQPPRFPSTLTEAQVEALLGAPDVTTPLGLRDRTMLELMYASGLRVSELVTLKTVEVGLNEGVVRVMGKGSKERLIPFGEEAHGWIERYLREARPALLGQRSADALFVTARAEGMTRQQFWNIIKRHALTAHVHAPLSPHTLRHAFATHLLNHGADLRVVQLLLGHTDISTTQIYTHVARERLKSLHATHHPRG, from the coding sequence ATGACTGATGTGCTGACCGAAGACGCGCAACCCGCGTCGCCTTTGCTGCTGACGAGCGGCGCGTCGATCGACGCCTTCTGCGACGCGCTGTGGCTCGAACACGGCCTTGCGCGCAATACGCTCGATGCGTACCGGCGCGACCTGCGGCTCTTCTCCGAATGGCTCGCCGAGCGGCGCGACGCATCGCTCGATACCGCAAGCGAAGCCGATCTCACCGCTTACAGTGCGGCGCGCTCCGCCGACAAATCGACGTCGGCGAACCGGCGTCTGTCCGTGTTTCGCCGTTACTACGCGTGGGCCGTGCGCGAGCATCGCGCGTCGGCCGATCCGACCTTGCGCATCCGTTCAGCCAAGCAGCCGCCGCGTTTTCCGTCGACGTTGACGGAAGCGCAGGTCGAAGCGCTGCTCGGCGCGCCGGATGTGACGACGCCGCTTGGTCTACGCGACCGCACGATGCTCGAACTGATGTACGCAAGCGGCTTGCGCGTGAGCGAACTGGTCACGTTGAAAACGGTGGAAGTCGGGCTGAACGAAGGTGTCGTGCGCGTGATGGGCAAGGGCTCGAAAGAGCGGCTGATTCCGTTCGGCGAGGAGGCGCACGGATGGATCGAACGCTATCTGCGCGAAGCGCGGCCCGCGCTGCTCGGCCAGCGTTCCGCCGATGCGCTGTTCGTCACCGCGCGCGCCGAAGGCATGACGCGCCAGCAGTTCTGGAACATCATCAAGCGTCACGCGTTGACGGCGCACGTCCACGCGCCGCTGTCGCCGCACACGCTGCGCCACGCGTTCGCGACGCATCTGCTCAATCACGGCGCGGACCTGCGCGTCGTGCAGCTGCTGCTCGGCCACACCGATATCTCGACCACGCAGATCTACACGCACGTCGCGCGCGAACGGCTCAAGTCACTGCACGCGACGCACCATCCGCGCGGCTGA